A segment of the Flavobacterium azooxidireducens genome:
TTTTAAATTATACAAAAACTTAGTTTGATTTTCTGTATAATTCTTAAAATCATTATTAACACATTGATTATAATCGGTAAAATAATTAACTAGCGAATTTTGTTTATAATTAATTTTACGTAGTTTTTCTGCCGAATTATCCCGGCATTTTACGTTATTGTATAATTCTGTGCGATAAGAGAAATCTTCAATAATCTTAACGTCCTTATTTTCATAACGTTTAAAAATCAGTTGTTTTATTTCTTCATTTTCGTTTTTATAAAAGAACAACCCAGTAGAGACATCTTCATATAACGAAGCTTTTCCTTCTACCAACACTTTTAATATAACTGGTTCAAGTTTCGGATTAAAACCCTCACTATTTTTTTCTCGATCAATATTTACAACTTGTTTTTTATAATAATGCGGAGTGTTGTAAACTTGAAAAGAATTGATTTGGTTAAAATCTGTTACTTCTGTTTTACCGTCTTCTGAAAGTTTGTATTCAATTTGTTTAGGTTGGTTTATCCAATCTTGATTTTTTATCCAACATTCAATTTTTTCATTTTGATTGTTTACAAAATATCCTTTTTCAAAAACAACTTGACTGTAGCTGTTTGTTAAAAATAAAATGATTAATAATTGCAATGTTTTTTTCATTGGATTAGATTTTAAATTTATCAAACATATAAAAAATTTCCGTAGTTTTTAGCAATAAAAGTAAAATAAAAAGAGGGTTTTTCTTAAGATTCATAAATGTGTTGTTTTCAGTTTTCAAAGATTAAAAAGCAATTCAACTTTAAATTTAATTAGTTAGAGAAGGCATCTTTTTTTCACTTTTTTCACTCTACTGCCACAAATTCAATATGTTAATTTTTAATTAATGACAGAAAAAAGTGATTTAAACAACATAATTTTACTATTTTTATGGATTGATTTTATAGCTGTTCGATGATTAATAAACCAAATTCATACTTTTTTAGAAAAAGTTTTTCGTTTTTTCTGTTACTCTTTTCTACTATTGTTTTCTCTCAAAACGAGACAAACCATTGGTATTTTGGAGAAAATTCGGGCATGAACTTTAGTGACGGATTGTTTCAAGTACTTAATGATGGCAGTATGGATACTCCAGCCGGATGTGCAAGTATTTCCGACAAAGATGGAAATCTATTGTTCTATACAAACGGCAGAGTAGTTTGGAATAGAAACCACGAAATTATTGAAGATGCATTTTACTTGGCAAATGAAATTGAAGACATTCAAACCACTATCATTATTCCAAAACCTAATGATGAATCAACCTATTATATTTTTTCGGCCAAAGAAAACCAAGTTAACGGATTAATTCATTCTATAATTCGTTTTACCCCTGAGTTTCCTTTGGGTTATTTGGAAGAACAAAACATTTTGATGGAGCGTGAACCAATAAGCAGAATTGCTGCAATTCATCACGCAGAAAGCAATACCATACGATTAATTACTTTTGGAAAAGAGGAAAACACAGCCATTTCGCCAAGAAATACTTTTAGAGTTTATAATATTACAGAAAATGGTATTTCGGCTCCACAGGTCTATACCCAAGATGATCAGGCTTTAGGTCCAAAAGGAACCATGAAAATTTCTCCAAACGGTGAGCGAATTGCTGTAACTGATTATGACAATATGTTAATTTATTTATATGACTTCAATAATGAAAATAACACATTTAGTCTTTCCAAAAAATTTAGTACCACTCCACGATTAGGGTTGTTAATTAATCCTTACGGCCTTGAATTTTCACAAAATTCTGATGTGCTTTATTATTCGGGCAACAACTTTGTTGTTCAAGTCGAGCTCAATCCAATAGAGGAGCCTTATCTCCTTCCTCTTTTTACCGTACCAAATGCTAAATCGATGCAATTAGCTCGAAATGGAAAAATTTATATAGCTCAGGGAACAGAGGATAACCCTTCAGGAAGAATTAGTGTGATAAATAAACCTCACCTTCCGGCAGAAGCTTGTGATTTTCAAGAAAATGCAGTGAGCTTAAATCCAAATAAATCAACAAGAGGATTGCCAATTTTTGTTGCCTCTTTTTTAAGAAACAGAATAATTATTGAAGACGATTGCGTTGATGCAATTTTCAATTTTGAGCTTGATGCATACGCTCCAATACAATCTGTTTTGTGGGACTTTGGAGACGGAACAACATCAACTTTAATGAACCCCACCCACCAGTTCTCAACTTCCGGGATGCACTTTATTAAAGCCACAATAGTCATAAATGATTATCCGGTTGTTCTTTATAAAGATTTAGAAGTATATCCTTTACCATCTCTTGATCCAAACCAAGTGCTTATTCAATGTGATTCCGATAATGATGGAGTATCATTTTTTAATCTTGAGGAAATTGGAAATAAAATGAATAATCCAAATCCGGATTATGAATATTATTTTTATAAGACTTTAAACGATGCAACCCTCGACACCAATCAAATAGAAGGTCATGAAACTTATCAAAATCAAACAAATCCCGAAGAAATTTTTGTAAAAATCATCAGTCTGGAAGGCTGCGAATCAATTAGTAATTTTTTCATTGAATCATCCTATATTGTTCTAGACCCAATTGCCAACATGTATATTTGCGAAGATTCCGATAATGTTTTAAATAATGGCGAAGGAACATTCAATATTGGTTTTAAAGAAGATGAAATCCGGAATTTATTCGGCATTCCACTTTCTTCTACAGTTAGTTTTTTTGAAAGTGAACAAGATGCTCAAACAAAAGCAAATCCTATCGAAGGTAGATATTTTACTACATCAACAACAACAATTTGGGTTAGAATTGAAAATGATGATTTTTCGTGTGGTGGAATTGGTCCAATTCAATTGATTGTGAATGACGAAATAGTTTTAGATATTCAAGAAAGTTATATAATTTGTGATCCTTTAATTCAACCGGCCCCTGTTTTAGATGGAGGAATTGCCAATAACACTTGGATTTGGAGGAATTCCGCAGGAATAGTTTTATCTAATTCAAGGCAGTTTACGTTAACAGAAAGCGGAAATTATTCTGTAACAGTTACAAAAACACAAAACGGAATTCAATGTACTGTAACTAAGAATTTTAGTGTTCGAAACACATATACACCTGTATTTAGAGTTGTAACAGTTGATGATAACCAAATTTATGTTTCGGTAACCGGCTTTAGTCTTTACGAATTTTCAATAAATGGATTCAACTATTATGGCGAAGGAACTTCTTATACGTTTACCAATGTTCCACCGGGTTTGTACACCGTGTATGTAAGAGATATTAATAAATGTGAAACACCAATAAGTACGGAGGTTTTTATACTCAGTTTCCCTAAATATTTTACTCCAAACGGAGACGGTGAAAATGATTATTGGAAACTTAGTGATGAAGTAACAAATTTGTATCCGGATTTAAAAATCTATATTTATAATCGTTACGGAATTTTATTATTCTATATGGATTCTAATAACATTTTAAATGGTTGGGATGGTACTTTTAATGGGAAATCATTGCCAGCTTCAGATTATTGGTATTCGGTTTATTTTGATGATGGTAGAAATATGAAAGGTCATTTTTCGCTCAAAAGATAATGAATTCATCCCTTCACTTTTTAGTAATCAAAAATCAAAATCTTTTTTTATTTATATCTTTGAGAATCTAATTTTTTTAAGATGAAATATTACGCTTCCGTTTTTGCTTTTTTACTATTCCAAACTATTTTCTCTCAAATATTATCGTTGCCCGAAATCATGAAAGGCGATGAGTTCATCGGTCATCAACCCGAAAATCACCGCTGGTCGATTGATGGTTCTACTCTTTATTTTGATTGGAATCCGAAAAACGAAAAAGGAAACAGTACTTATTTTTGGAAAAAAGGAATGAAATCGCCTCAATTGCTTCAAAAGGATATTTCATTTACAGAAGAAAATTTTGAAGATCAAAAGCAGTTTAATGAGGTTTTTTATATCCAAAATGGCAATTTGTTTTCGTATGATAAAAAAACAAAAACCCACAAAAAAGTAATTGTTTCATCGGGGCGAATTTCAAATTTACAAAGAAGCGATAACCCGAAACTAATTTTCTTCCAACAAAACAACAACATTTTTCAATTGGATTTGACTGATTTTTCAATGATTCAGCTCACCAATTTTAAACAAGGAAAAGAATCGGAAAAGAAAGAAAAAGAGAACTTTTTAATCAATCAACAAAAAGAATTATTTCAATTTGTAAACGATCAGGAAGCTCTAAAAGAATGGAATAAATCCAAATCAGAATCAAACGAAAAAGCATTTCCAAAAGAATTTTTTTATGATAAAGTTTCGATGGAACAGCTTACACCATCACCAAATGGAAAGTTTGTCACGTTCAGACAATCCGATTATCCCACATCAAACCCAACTAAAGTAGAACAATTTATTACCGCCGATGGTTATACTAAAAACACTAATGCTAGGGCAAAAGTATCAACAGAAAATTTCTCCAAACACAAATTTGGTATTTATTCTGTCGAAAAGGATTCGGTTGCATTCGTTTCTTTTTCAAATTTGACCGGCATTTCAGAATTCCCGAAATATTATCAAGAATATAATGATTTAAAGGATAAAGAAAAAACAGAAAAAGCAATTGTGATGCAAGCTCCCGTTTTCAATGAAGATGGAACTTTAGCTGTTTTTGAAATACGAAGTCAAGACAACAAAGACAGATGGATTGTGCAATTGGATTTGAATTCGGCGACCATTACCGAACTCGATCATCAACACGACGAAGCGTGGATAGACGGTCCGGGAATTCCGGGTTATGCTTTCAGTCGAGGAACTTTGGGGTTTTTGAAAGATAATCAAACCATTTATTTTCAATCGGAAGCCAGTGGTTTTTCGCATTTGTATTTGATGAATTTAAAAAACAAGAAAAAAACGCAACTCACCAAAGGCAATTGGGAAGTTCGAAATGTCAAGCCTTCCATCGACGGAAAATCATTTTACATTACCACAAACACAACACATCCAGGCAATCGAGAATTCTATAAATTAGATATCACTTCGCAAAAAATGACTCCGATTTTAACCAAAGAAGGAGCTCACGAAGTAGAAATTTCTCCCGACGAAAAAACGTTGTTGGTTCGTTATTCTTCTAAAAATAAACCGTGGGAATTGTATGTTGCAGATAACAAACCGAACACGACTTTAGAGCAAATTACCTTTTCAACCACTAAAACGTTTGATAATTATCCTTGGAAATCACCCGAAGTTATCACCTTCAAAGCCAAAGACGGAACAGATGTTTATGCTCGAATTTATGAACCAAAACCAGAAATTAAAAACAAAGCAGCCATCATTTTTGTACACGGAGCAGGTTATTTGCAAAATGCTCATAATTTTTGGAGTAGCTATCATCGTGAATATATGTTTCACAATTTGCTGACCGATTTAGGTTATACGGTTTTAGATATCGATTATCGTGGAAGCGATGGTTATGGTCGCAATGTTCGAACCGGAATTTATCGTCATATGGGCGGATTAGATTTAGAAGATCATTTAGACGGAAAACAATTCTTGGTTTCACAAAAAGGAATTAATGAAACTCGAGTTGGTATTTACGGCGGTTCCTACGGCGGTTTTATTACATTAATGGCGTTGCTAACTCAGCCCGGAGAGTTTAAAGCAGGAGCAGCCTTACGTTCAGTGACAGATTGGGCTCATTACAACCACGGTTATACGGGAAATATTTTGAATTTTCCGGAAACCGATCCAAAAGCTTATCAAAAAAGTTCACCAATTTATTTTGCTGATAAATTGCAAGATAAATTATTGATGATGCACGGAATGGTGGACAACAATGTACAATTTCAAGATGTTGTTCGTTTATCGCAACGATTTATCGAATTAGGAAAAAAAGATTGGGATTTAGCAGTCTATCCGGTGGAATCGCACGGATTTAAAGAAACCTATTCGTGGGTAGATGAATACACTCGAATTTTGAATTTGTTTAATGAATCGTTATTGAAGAAGGATTAATTATTAGCCGCTGATTCACTGATTTTTTAAAATTAAAAAGGGCATAATCTGCGAATCAGCGGCGAAGAAAATATAAAAAAATTTGTGTTAATTCGTGTAACCTGCCTGCCGGCAGGCAAGTTCGTGGCTAAAAATAAGAATCAAAAGTAAAATGCAACTAAAAGAAATCACAACCAAAGCAGAAATGCTTCAACAATTGCCTTTAATTCAGCAATTGTATCCTGAATTTACCGAACAAATTTACGGTGATTTGTTAGACGAAATGTTGCCTAATAATTACAAACAATTGGTTGCATACGAGAATGAAATACCTGTTGGACTTTCCGGTTTTTGGGTCGGAACCAAATTGTGGTGCGGAAAATATTTAGAATTAGACAATGTGATCGTTCATCCGAATCATCGTTCCAAAGGTGTTGGCAAATTATTGACAGAACATTTAAATCAGAAAGCTATTGATTTAGGTTGTAAAGTCGTTGCTTTAGATGCTTATACAAATAATTTCCCGGCTCATAAATTTTATTTTAACCACGGATTTGTGCC
Coding sequences within it:
- a CDS encoding GNAT family N-acetyltransferase, which codes for MQLKEITTKAEMLQQLPLIQQLYPEFTEQIYGDLLDEMLPNNYKQLVAYENEIPVGLSGFWVGTKLWCGKYLELDNVIVHPNHRSKGVGKLLTEHLNQKAIDLGCKVVALDAYTNNFPAHKFYFNHGFVPKGFHFVKFLEEKS
- a CDS encoding S9 family peptidase; translated protein: MKYYASVFAFLLFQTIFSQILSLPEIMKGDEFIGHQPENHRWSIDGSTLYFDWNPKNEKGNSTYFWKKGMKSPQLLQKDISFTEENFEDQKQFNEVFYIQNGNLFSYDKKTKTHKKVIVSSGRISNLQRSDNPKLIFFQQNNNIFQLDLTDFSMIQLTNFKQGKESEKKEKENFLINQQKELFQFVNDQEALKEWNKSKSESNEKAFPKEFFYDKVSMEQLTPSPNGKFVTFRQSDYPTSNPTKVEQFITADGYTKNTNARAKVSTENFSKHKFGIYSVEKDSVAFVSFSNLTGISEFPKYYQEYNDLKDKEKTEKAIVMQAPVFNEDGTLAVFEIRSQDNKDRWIVQLDLNSATITELDHQHDEAWIDGPGIPGYAFSRGTLGFLKDNQTIYFQSEASGFSHLYLMNLKNKKKTQLTKGNWEVRNVKPSIDGKSFYITTNTTHPGNREFYKLDITSQKMTPILTKEGAHEVEISPDEKTLLVRYSSKNKPWELYVADNKPNTTLEQITFSTTKTFDNYPWKSPEVITFKAKDGTDVYARIYEPKPEIKNKAAIIFVHGAGYLQNAHNFWSSYHREYMFHNLLTDLGYTVLDIDYRGSDGYGRNVRTGIYRHMGGLDLEDHLDGKQFLVSQKGINETRVGIYGGSYGGFITLMALLTQPGEFKAGAALRSVTDWAHYNHGYTGNILNFPETDPKAYQKSSPIYFADKLQDKLLMMHGMVDNNVQFQDVVRLSQRFIELGKKDWDLAVYPVESHGFKETYSWVDEYTRILNLFNESLLKKD
- a CDS encoding T9SS type B sorting domain-containing protein is translated as MNFSDGLFQVLNDGSMDTPAGCASISDKDGNLLFYTNGRVVWNRNHEIIEDAFYLANEIEDIQTTIIIPKPNDESTYYIFSAKENQVNGLIHSIIRFTPEFPLGYLEEQNILMEREPISRIAAIHHAESNTIRLITFGKEENTAISPRNTFRVYNITENGISAPQVYTQDDQALGPKGTMKISPNGERIAVTDYDNMLIYLYDFNNENNTFSLSKKFSTTPRLGLLINPYGLEFSQNSDVLYYSGNNFVVQVELNPIEEPYLLPLFTVPNAKSMQLARNGKIYIAQGTEDNPSGRISVINKPHLPAEACDFQENAVSLNPNKSTRGLPIFVASFLRNRIIIEDDCVDAIFNFELDAYAPIQSVLWDFGDGTTSTLMNPTHQFSTSGMHFIKATIVINDYPVVLYKDLEVYPLPSLDPNQVLIQCDSDNDGVSFFNLEEIGNKMNNPNPDYEYYFYKTLNDATLDTNQIEGHETYQNQTNPEEIFVKIISLEGCESISNFFIESSYIVLDPIANMYICEDSDNVLNNGEGTFNIGFKEDEIRNLFGIPLSSTVSFFESEQDAQTKANPIEGRYFTTSTTTIWVRIENDDFSCGGIGPIQLIVNDEIVLDIQESYIICDPLIQPAPVLDGGIANNTWIWRNSAGIVLSNSRQFTLTESGNYSVTVTKTQNGIQCTVTKNFSVRNTYTPVFRVVTVDDNQIYVSVTGFSLYEFSINGFNYYGEGTSYTFTNVPPGLYTVYVRDINKCETPISTEVFILSFPKYFTPNGDGENDYWKLSDEVTNLYPDLKIYIYNRYGILLFYMDSNNILNGWDGTFNGKSLPASDYWYSVYFDDGRNMKGHFSLKR